One segment of Capnocytophaga sp. oral taxon 878 DNA contains the following:
- a CDS encoding 2-oxoglutarate dehydrogenase E1 component, giving the protein MDKYSFLNAASTAFFGDLYDKYQQNPDAVEPSWRAFFQGFDFAQEQYGITDDDTTPIVVERVVNNDNPALLDKVKKEFAVLNLINGYRTYGHLFAQINPLRPREPHTPTLEIEKYGLSSADLNTVFDAAAEIGLNPSPLSKIIETLQATYCKSVGVQYQHIQSEEERAWITQRLQLNHNTTPFTKEQKLQILEKLNQATSFENFLHTKYVGQKRFSLEGNDSLIPGLDFMVEAAAQYGVTHLVLGMAHRGRLNVLANIFHKNPQDIFSEFDGKDYEMDDWFDGDVKYHLGITTQRISRTGKTIDMNLVPNPSHLEAVNAVVAGITRAKQDRYCQDDARKALPIIIHGDAAASGQGIVYETVQMCGLKGFTNAGTVHIVINNQVGFTANFSDSRSSVYCTDIAKINDSPVLHVNADDAEAVVHTFLFALDYRQTFGKDVYINLFGYRKYGHNEGDEPRFTQPLLYKIIGNHDNPSHIYTQKLIGEGVIQQAYVTEIENAYKAKLDADLEASRREPLTILKPFMQTEWEGFEIASPEQMLQKVNTSVSKEKLIDLATALTEMPEGKSFINKVKKVVADRKEALANNHIDWGMAELLAYGSLLTEGFDVRITGEDVQRGTFSHRHAVLKTDDTEEEVCFLKELKAKQPSTGTFHIYNSLLSEYGVLGYEYGYAMASPRTLTIWEAQFGDFSNGAQIMLDQYVCCGEDKWKVQDGLVMLLPHGYEGQGAEHSSARVERYLQLCAENNMYVTNCTTPANFFHLLRRQMKTTFRKPLVVFTPKSLLRHPQVISKIEDLAEGYFQEVLDDPIIEAGKVKHVVFCSGRYYYDLYAQREKLGRDDVALVRIEQLFPLPVERLKEVIAKYTNATDFIWAQEEPKNMGAYGYMLMNFNLVPWRYVGTPAYAAPASGSHTRDRKRHNEAIARVFEE; this is encoded by the coding sequence ATGGATAAGTATTCTTTCTTGAATGCCGCAAGTACCGCTTTTTTTGGTGATTTGTACGATAAGTATCAGCAAAACCCCGACGCTGTAGAACCTAGCTGGAGGGCTTTCTTTCAGGGCTTTGACTTTGCCCAAGAACAATACGGAATAACCGATGACGATACCACCCCAATAGTAGTTGAAAGGGTGGTTAATAACGATAATCCTGCTCTTTTAGATAAAGTTAAAAAAGAGTTTGCCGTACTCAATCTTATCAATGGTTATCGTACTTACGGACACTTATTCGCTCAGATAAATCCACTGCGCCCTCGCGAACCCCATACTCCTACTTTAGAAATTGAAAAATATGGGCTATCTTCTGCCGACCTTAATACAGTATTCGATGCAGCTGCCGAAATAGGTTTAAATCCTTCACCCCTAAGTAAAATAATTGAAACATTACAAGCTACGTATTGCAAATCAGTAGGAGTTCAATATCAGCACATCCAAAGTGAGGAAGAACGCGCTTGGATTACCCAACGATTACAACTAAACCACAATACTACTCCTTTTACAAAAGAACAAAAATTACAGATTCTTGAAAAATTAAACCAAGCTACCTCGTTTGAGAACTTTTTGCATACCAAGTATGTAGGGCAAAAACGCTTCTCTTTAGAAGGAAATGATAGTCTTATCCCAGGACTTGATTTTATGGTAGAAGCTGCCGCTCAGTACGGAGTTACACACTTAGTGCTTGGTATGGCACACCGCGGAAGGCTTAATGTACTTGCTAATATCTTCCATAAAAATCCCCAAGACATCTTTTCAGAGTTTGATGGTAAAGATTACGAAATGGATGATTGGTTCGATGGTGATGTGAAATATCACTTAGGTATTACTACGCAACGTATCTCCCGCACGGGCAAAACTATAGATATGAACTTAGTGCCCAACCCATCACACCTTGAAGCCGTTAATGCTGTGGTAGCAGGTATTACTCGTGCTAAACAAGACCGTTACTGCCAAGATGATGCTCGTAAAGCATTGCCTATTATTATTCATGGTGATGCAGCAGCATCAGGACAAGGTATAGTATATGAAACTGTACAAATGTGTGGACTAAAAGGCTTTACCAATGCGGGTACCGTACATATAGTGATAAATAATCAAGTAGGCTTTACTGCCAATTTTTCCGATTCACGTTCATCAGTATATTGTACCGATATAGCCAAGATTAATGATTCACCAGTGCTTCATGTTAATGCTGATGATGCCGAAGCTGTGGTACACACTTTCCTCTTTGCTCTTGATTACCGCCAAACATTTGGTAAAGATGTATATATTAATCTTTTTGGCTATCGTAAATATGGACATAATGAAGGCGATGAACCTCGATTCACACAGCCGCTTTTGTACAAAATAATTGGTAATCATGATAATCCTAGCCATATCTATACTCAAAAACTGATAGGTGAGGGAGTTATCCAACAAGCGTATGTTACCGAGATAGAAAATGCCTATAAAGCAAAGCTAGATGCAGATCTTGAGGCTTCACGTCGTGAACCTTTAACCATACTTAAACCTTTTATGCAAACCGAATGGGAAGGCTTTGAAATTGCATCTCCTGAACAAATGCTACAAAAGGTTAATACTTCTGTTAGTAAAGAAAAACTAATAGATCTAGCAACTGCACTTACCGAAATGCCTGAAGGTAAATCATTTATTAACAAGGTGAAAAAAGTAGTTGCCGATCGTAAAGAGGCTTTAGCTAACAATCATATCGACTGGGGTATGGCAGAACTTTTAGCCTATGGTTCATTGCTTACTGAAGGTTTTGATGTACGTATTACAGGTGAAGATGTGCAACGTGGTACTTTCTCACATCGTCATGCTGTGCTCAAAACAGATGATACCGAAGAAGAAGTATGTTTCTTAAAAGAACTTAAAGCTAAACAACCTTCTACAGGTACTTTCCATATTTACAACTCACTATTGTCAGAGTATGGGGTGTTAGGTTATGAATATGGTTATGCTATGGCAAGTCCACGTACTCTTACTATTTGGGAAGCTCAATTTGGCGACTTCTCCAACGGTGCGCAAATAATGCTTGACCAGTATGTTTGTTGTGGTGAAGATAAGTGGAAAGTGCAAGATGGTTTAGTAATGTTACTACCTCACGGCTATGAAGGACAAGGAGCAGAACACTCATCAGCACGTGTAGAACGATATTTACAGTTATGTGCTGAAAATAATATGTACGTAACTAATTGTACTACCCCTGCTAACTTTTTCCACCTATTGCGTCGCCAAATGAAAACTACTTTCCGCAAGCCTTTGGTAGTATTCACACCTAAAAGCTTGTTACGTCACCCTCAAGTAATTTCAAAAATAGAGGATTTGGCAGAAGGTTACTTCCAAGAAGTATTAGATGATCCTATTATTGAGGCTGGAAAAGTAAAACATGTAGTATTCTGTTCAGGACGTTATTATTATGATCTTTATGCTCAGCGTGAAAAATTGGGCAGAGATGATGTTGCTTTAGTACGTATTGAGCAGCTATTCCCTTTACCAGTTGAACGATTAAAAGAAGTAATTGCCAAATATACTAATGCTACCGATTTTATTTGGGCTCAAGAAGAACCTAAAAATATGGGAGCTTATGGCTATATGCTAATGAATTTTAACTTAGTGCCTTGGCGTTATGTGGGTACGCCTGCGTATGCAGCTCCTGCTTCAGGTAGTCATACCCGTGACCGTAAAAGACATAATGAAGCCATAGCAAGAGTTTTTGAAGAGTAA